DNA from Mycobacterium bourgelatii:
CAACATCATTGGTCCCTCGACCGGTCACGGTCAGGGTGTAGTTCCGGCCATAGCCCAGCGGCACGACCGGCTTCCACACGGTGTTGTCGGGGGTCATGACGCCTTCGACGGTCGAGCCATTTTCGTTGACCATCCGCACTTCGTCCAATGTCCCGACCTCGGCTTCGACCTGCACGTGTGCGACCGGGTTGACGTCGCGCGCATTGGGACCGGGCGTGATCGTAATCTGTGCTGGGCCAGATATTTTCGGTGATAGCTGCCCGGAGCGTAGCTGTGAGGTGAGCTGCACTCCGCCGACCAGGCCAACAACGACCAAGACGGCAAGCATAAGTCTGCGGGCCCAGCCGCCAAGAAACCGGCGGCGACGCTGACCGTTGTTTGTGGAAGCCACTGGAGTTGCCGCATCCTTGCATTCTCTTGTGTGGGTGCGTGTTTCAGCTGCGCCCACTGTTAACAGTGTTACCTATGAGGTAGCCCGTTTTCCCTGCCATGAAACCCGGAGTCAGGTCCGGCCCCTTGGCACTGCCTATGCCCACTGCCGCCGAGTCGTAATCAGCTGTCACATATCGGCACCCTCTCTCGTCTGAGGGTTATGGACGAATACCACGCACTTACGAAGGACCTACGGAGGGTGGAAGTATGAGTAACTCAGGCGCTTTGGCGCGGATATACCTGGTCGCGGTGACGGCGCTCACCGGCGCGACCTTCATCGGCATCGGGATCTGGTGCCTGGTCGATCCGGCTTCGTTCGCCGAGGTCGTGCAGTTTCCGGCGCATTTGCACTTCTTGCATGATGTCGGCGCCTTCCAGCTTGGTCTGGGTGTCGCGCTGCTGTTGGCGCTGATCTGGGCCGATTCCCTGGCCACCGCGCTTGCGGGGTTCGCCGTGGCCAACACCGTGCACACGGTGAACCATGTGGTGGACCTCGAATTGGGTGGCTCTACCTTGCAGGTGTGGCTGCTGGCTGCGATTTCGGCGCAGCTGGTAATCGCGTTCGTACTGCGGCTACGGCAACTCGGCTACGTCCTTGGCAGGGTCAAGCCCGCAACCACCGCGACGCTGGTTCCCTTCGTGCGGCAGAAAACCATCAACCTCACCACGTTTCGCAAAGACGGTACTCCCGGTACCAGCCCGGTCAGCATCGTCGTCGACGGCGAC
Protein-coding regions in this window:
- a CDS encoding PPOX class F420-dependent oxidoreductase, with the translated sequence MSNSGALARIYLVAVTALTGATFIGIGIWCLVDPASFAEVVQFPAHLHFLHDVGAFQLGLGVALLLALIWADSLATALAGFAVANTVHTVNHVVDLELGGSTLQVWLLAAISAQLVIAFVLRLRQLGYVLGRVKPATTATLVPFVRQKTINLTTFRKDGTPGTSPVSIVVDGDRAYFRSFERAIKVRRIRRNPNVEFGPATGSGKSTGPVQAGTVRLLEGAEYRKAARLLRRKYPLLHGIAVPTAHRLMRSKYGRTVHAELIPSAPGQSASHPAGVDSALRAEASRT